From one Peredibacter starrii genomic stretch:
- a CDS encoding FAD-binding oxidoreductase, giving the protein MTFVTKTFYSQEDLVRHLKAHQPSFYFSSKTSTVIPYDKLETLLPWKKDGEYFLCDLSKLPAHMEVKENGNLVLRGAVSWEEAKKFLRSKGRNLKTSPTEQLALITAGIATSCTGERCFAFGNMRSQVVRLKYLDFNGEEKELKREDEFKSASSALAAYQSDFKHYQNFKNAPYPRFEKAIDLMIGTEGQLGLVTEVEIETTDNEPVTYVFTLLPRWEEDFTAHMEIFHAVQSHRDAIISCELLDANCMNYLKPDEKLGNNQDVIFLEVKSSAFEDIYANVLCNLTHTSADNVFEIAENKFHHVRAGVPRAIFEVNSQMGVVKIGTDVQVSPDKFEDLLEFYRKAAQVGVRYCLFGHFGDAHLHFNYMPTKDESAKCLDEIQKLYDEVLAWKGSPFAEHGIGLLKQKYIKRFHGKNQLDLFHDLKKEHDPYNQFFPQGFMNEGL; this is encoded by the coding sequence ATGACGTTTGTAACTAAAACATTTTACTCTCAAGAAGATCTTGTTCGTCACCTCAAGGCGCATCAACCGAGCTTCTATTTCTCATCAAAAACCTCAACTGTTATCCCTTACGATAAGCTTGAAACACTTCTGCCGTGGAAAAAAGACGGGGAATACTTCCTGTGTGATCTTTCAAAACTTCCGGCCCATATGGAAGTTAAAGAGAACGGAAATCTGGTTCTTCGTGGGGCTGTTTCTTGGGAAGAGGCGAAGAAGTTTCTGCGCTCAAAAGGTAGAAACCTTAAAACGTCCCCGACTGAACAACTGGCCCTCATCACGGCCGGTATCGCGACATCTTGTACGGGTGAACGTTGTTTTGCTTTCGGAAATATGCGCTCTCAAGTGGTGCGCTTAAAATACTTAGACTTTAACGGTGAAGAAAAAGAACTGAAAAGAGAAGACGAATTTAAATCTGCTTCCTCGGCCCTTGCTGCCTATCAGAGTGACTTCAAACACTATCAAAACTTCAAGAACGCTCCTTACCCACGGTTTGAAAAGGCCATCGATCTTATGATTGGTACCGAGGGACAACTAGGACTTGTGACTGAAGTGGAAATTGAAACAACTGATAATGAGCCAGTGACTTATGTGTTCACTCTCCTTCCTCGTTGGGAAGAAGATTTCACGGCCCACATGGAAATCTTCCATGCCGTTCAGTCTCACCGTGATGCCATTATCTCGTGTGAGCTTCTCGACGCTAACTGTATGAACTACTTAAAGCCAGATGAAAAACTTGGTAACAACCAGGACGTTATCTTCTTAGAAGTAAAAAGCAGTGCCTTTGAAGACATCTACGCTAATGTTCTTTGTAACCTGACTCATACTTCTGCAGACAATGTTTTTGAGATTGCTGAGAACAAGTTCCACCACGTTCGTGCGGGTGTTCCTCGTGCTATTTTCGAAGTGAACTCTCAGATGGGTGTGGTTAAAATCGGAACTGACGTTCAGGTATCTCCGGATAAATTCGAAGACCTCCTGGAGTTCTACCGTAAGGCCGCTCAGGTCGGAGTTCGTTATTGCCTCTTCGGTCACTTCGGAGACGCTCACCTTCACTTCAACTACATGCCGACAAAAGATGAGTCGGCGAAGTGCCTGGATGAGATTCAAAAATTGTATGACGAAGTTCTGGCCTGGAAAGGCTCGCCATTTGCTGAGCATGGAATCGGTCTTTTAAAACAAAAATACATCAAGCGCTTCCATGGAAAAAACCAATTGGATCTTTTCCATGATCTAAAAAAAGAACATGATCCTTACAATCAGTTCTTCCCGCAAGGGTTTATGAACGAAGGGCTATAA
- a CDS encoding DUF520 family protein, protein MASFDLVSKIDEMELSNALKNTEKMISGRYDFKGSEAAAEYKDKEKLIEIRAEDEMKVRAVLDILRTNMGKRGIGFKGMKESEILPWGTKNKKLTLSLTTGFDKDAQKLMNRLIKESGFKGKSQYMDEKYRIESKSIDELQALFQFLRQHKDMTLELHMENMKR, encoded by the coding sequence ATGGCATCATTTGATTTGGTTTCAAAGATTGACGAGATGGAGCTAAGTAACGCTCTTAAAAATACAGAGAAAATGATCTCTGGTCGCTACGACTTTAAAGGTTCAGAAGCCGCCGCAGAATACAAAGACAAAGAAAAGCTGATTGAGATTCGTGCAGAAGACGAAATGAAAGTTCGTGCTGTACTTGATATTCTTCGTACCAATATGGGTAAACGTGGAATTGGTTTCAAGGGGATGAAAGAATCAGAGATTCTTCCTTGGGGAACTAAAAATAAGAAGCTGACTTTAAGTCTTACAACGGGCTTTGATAAAGACGCTCAAAAACTTATGAACCGTCTGATCAAAGAATCAGGCTTCAAAGGGAAATCGCAGTACATGGATGAGAAGTATCGTATTGAATCAAAATCAATCGATGAGCTTCAGGCCCTGTTCCAATTTCTTCGC
- the proB gene encoding glutamate 5-kinase — protein MKTRVVIKVGSLAVTDETGGVSYSKIEAIVNELQNLKTKGYAPILVSSGAINSGRSFVKRPEEKKMMISFQQAAAAIGQPLLMKAYVDALTHHKSHCAQILVTHEDFKERKRFLNIRNTINRLIENDILPIVNENDTVSYEEITVGDNDQLAVMITEATDAEKLILLTEADGLFNKNPKEADAKRFDEVDFKDDFSGVKFAAKTSVGRGGMDTKIKAVRKLTPIGVDVIIGTFLIDNPLTRLLERKGGTLFKGNPEKQTSRRKTWLSTVVKNDAWIVVDEGCSLALQKSTTSLLPIGIKKVHGVFKRGDVIQVKHKNKTIAVGISEFDFKEMDMVKGKKSVEIGTLIENAPSKVAIHKDNLLIKTDH, from the coding sequence ATGAAAACTAGAGTCGTAATTAAAGTTGGTTCCCTCGCAGTAACGGACGAAACCGGTGGTGTTTCTTACTCTAAAATTGAGGCAATCGTTAACGAGCTACAAAATTTAAAAACCAAAGGCTACGCACCGATTCTTGTGAGTTCTGGTGCGATTAATTCCGGCAGAAGTTTTGTGAAGCGTCCCGAAGAGAAGAAGATGATGATCTCTTTTCAACAAGCGGCAGCTGCCATTGGCCAACCTCTTCTTATGAAGGCCTATGTGGATGCGCTTACTCATCACAAATCTCACTGCGCTCAAATTCTAGTGACACATGAAGATTTCAAAGAACGTAAAAGATTTTTGAACATCCGCAACACCATCAATCGTTTGATCGAAAATGATATTCTTCCCATCGTAAATGAAAACGATACTGTGTCTTACGAAGAAATCACCGTGGGCGATAACGATCAGCTGGCAGTGATGATCACTGAGGCGACAGATGCGGAGAAACTGATTCTCCTCACTGAAGCAGATGGTCTCTTTAATAAGAATCCAAAAGAAGCCGATGCTAAGCGCTTTGATGAAGTGGATTTTAAAGACGACTTCTCAGGAGTAAAGTTCGCCGCAAAAACGTCTGTGGGCCGCGGTGGTATGGACACTAAAATCAAGGCCGTGAGAAAACTTACTCCCATTGGTGTGGATGTGATCATCGGAACGTTTCTGATTGATAATCCTCTGACTCGTCTTCTAGAGCGTAAGGGTGGAACACTCTTTAAAGGTAATCCTGAAAAACAAACATCTCGTCGTAAGACCTGGTTATCGACCGTGGTTAAAAACGACGCCTGGATTGTCGTGGATGAGGGTTGCTCACTCGCCCTTCAAAAAAGTACAACTTCCCTTCTTCCGATTGGGATCAAGAAAGTTCACGGTGTGTTTAAGCGTGGTGACGTGATTCAGGTCAAACATAAGAATAAGACCATTGCCGTCGGCATCTCTGAGTTTGATTTTAAGGAAATGGACATGGTAAAGGGCAAAAAGTCGGTTGAAATCGGCACTTTGATTGAAAATGCCCCATCTAAAGTCGCTATCCACAAGGACAATCTCTTAATTAAGACTGATCACTAG
- a CDS encoding CoA-binding protein: protein MEVVAVIGASSDTNRYSYKAMEMLEEYGHTPVPVHPREEVVRGVKVTHNLGDLAGQKIDTVTVYVNPAISDKYEKDLIAVNPKRVIFNPGAENPRLEAALAKNGIQVENACTLVLLRTNQF, encoded by the coding sequence ATGGAAGTTGTTGCAGTTATTGGAGCGTCCTCTGACACCAATAGGTATTCATATAAAGCTATGGAAATGCTGGAAGAGTATGGGCATACACCGGTGCCGGTTCATCCCCGTGAAGAAGTGGTCCGTGGGGTTAAAGTCACTCACAATCTAGGGGACCTTGCCGGTCAAAAAATCGACACAGTAACAGTCTATGTGAATCCGGCGATTTCTGACAAATACGAGAAGGATTTGATCGCAGTAAATCCAAAACGCGTGATCTTTAATCCAGGCGCTGAGAACCCACGTCTTGAAGCCGCTCTTGCGAAAAACGGTATTCAAGTGGAAAACGCCTGTACCCTGGTGCTTTTAAGAACGAATCAGTTTTAA
- a CDS encoding BspA family leucine-rich repeat surface protein → MANNIHPGAFAEDSESLITLDYSASGNALATACSLEDLDSVYISTPCSCDLSGICTVGITGVNDFYGAAGFKFTVFVDSMASNTSEASLSITNVNDAPVAGVNVSISGDEDTLLNFNAPAATDVDSDPITYTITAAPLNGVLSNCIASDSDLNCNYTPNANFNGSDSFRYLANDGTENSALETIVTISINAINDPPVLDSISDQMGAVENTAIATIDAGELGLDLDSDSQTLSYSCFYDQIIDGTVAASSNCSGLAGATFTTSTGVFSWTPIIGQAGDYEFSIIGSDGSLSDDEIFRIKVDSAPRPFISIWRTTTASESISLPLRAGFNYNFTVDWGDGSPVSTVTSTFDTDRTHIYAVAGDYTVTINGLVEAWYFNNTGSRAKIIEVTDLGKVGWKNLSNAFYGCSNLVSFAGGDTSLVTDMTSMFRGTSSLTALDVSTFNTSAVTNMSYMFFGVTSLTHLDLSNFNTSLVTNMTYMFTGGSSLVSLNLSGFNTAAVTNMSSMFTSLSSLTSLDLSDFNTVSVTDMSYMFFQSTGLTTLDLSGFDTSAVTTMMSMFQGVTSLTSLNLSGFNTAAVTNMGSMFENASALTSLNLSSFNTSSVVNMGRMFYQASSLTSLDLSNFITSAVTNMASMFQNASSLTSLNLSGFNTAAVTSMGSMFEGASSLTSLNLSSFNTSAVTNMSGMFYQASSLTSLDLANFNTSSVTSMVSMFRNASSLTSLNLSNFNTTAVTSMAYMFYATTNLTSLNANGWNVTNVTNSSNIFTSKNPGLVVSCDQGGTPGTGSLFGEVCN, encoded by the coding sequence GTGGCCAATAATATACATCCAGGTGCATTTGCTGAAGACAGTGAATCTCTGATTACCCTGGATTACTCTGCATCAGGCAATGCACTTGCCACGGCCTGTAGCCTAGAGGATCTGGACAGTGTTTATATCTCAACTCCTTGTTCTTGTGATTTGAGTGGCATTTGTACTGTTGGCATCACAGGAGTAAATGATTTTTACGGAGCCGCCGGTTTTAAATTCACTGTGTTTGTGGATTCAATGGCCTCAAATACCAGTGAAGCCAGTTTGAGTATTACCAATGTAAACGATGCTCCTGTGGCCGGAGTGAATGTTTCAATTTCGGGTGACGAAGACACTCTTTTGAATTTCAATGCACCGGCCGCCACTGATGTTGATTCAGATCCTATAACGTATACGATTACGGCTGCTCCTTTAAATGGAGTACTTTCAAATTGTATTGCAAGTGACAGTGATTTAAATTGCAACTATACGCCCAACGCAAATTTTAATGGTTCTGATAGCTTTCGCTACCTTGCCAATGATGGGACCGAAAATTCCGCCCTCGAAACAATAGTCACAATTTCAATAAATGCTATTAATGATCCCCCTGTACTTGATTCAATCTCAGATCAAATGGGCGCTGTTGAGAATACAGCGATTGCGACTATTGATGCAGGAGAATTGGGGTTGGATTTGGATTCAGATTCTCAAACTTTAAGCTACTCTTGCTTTTATGATCAAATTATTGATGGAACTGTGGCGGCAAGTTCTAATTGTTCAGGATTAGCTGGGGCCACATTCACAACATCAACAGGTGTATTTAGTTGGACGCCGATCATAGGGCAAGCTGGCGACTATGAGTTTAGTATAATAGGTAGTGATGGTTCACTCAGTGACGATGAGATCTTTAGAATTAAAGTGGACAGTGCTCCGAGGCCATTTATTTCAATCTGGCGAACGACAACGGCTTCAGAGTCAATATCTTTACCACTGAGGGCCGGATTCAATTATAACTTTACTGTTGATTGGGGTGACGGGTCTCCAGTTTCAACTGTTACCTCAACTTTTGATACGGACCGTACTCACATTTACGCTGTTGCCGGTGACTATACTGTCACGATAAATGGGCTCGTTGAAGCTTGGTACTTCAATAACACTGGAAGTAGGGCAAAAATTATTGAAGTTACTGATCTGGGAAAAGTTGGATGGAAGAATTTAAGTAATGCGTTCTATGGATGTTCAAACCTAGTCTCATTTGCCGGAGGAGATACATCTTTGGTTACGGATATGACTTCAATGTTTAGAGGGACCAGTTCATTAACGGCCCTTGATGTTTCAACTTTTAATACATCTGCAGTCACAAATATGTCATACATGTTTTTTGGCGTCACTTCGCTAACCCATCTTGATTTGTCAAATTTTAATACTTCCCTGGTTACAAATATGACTTATATGTTTACTGGCGGTAGTTCACTGGTAAGTCTCAATTTATCAGGTTTCAATACCGCTGCAGTTACTAACATGTCGAGTATGTTTACAAGTTTAAGCTCACTCACCAGTCTTGATCTTTCAGATTTTAATACAGTTTCAGTGACCGATATGTCTTATATGTTTTTTCAATCAACGGGTCTAACGACGCTTGATTTATCGGGCTTTGATACCTCAGCAGTCACAACCATGATGAGTATGTTCCAGGGTGTAACTTCACTAACAAGCCTTAATCTTTCAGGCTTTAACACGGCCGCAGTCACCAATATGGGCAGTATGTTTGAAAATGCAAGTGCCCTAACAAGTCTCAACTTATCAAGCTTTAATACATCTTCTGTTGTAAATATGGGGCGAATGTTTTACCAGGCAAGCTCGTTAACCAGCCTTGATCTTTCAAACTTCATCACCTCGGCCGTGACAAATATGGCCAGTATGTTTCAAAATGCAAGTTCCCTGACAAGTCTCAATTTATCGGGTTTTAACACCGCTGCAGTAACAAGCATGGGCAGTATGTTTGAAGGAGCAAGTTCACTCACGAGTCTCAACCTGTCGAGCTTTAACACTTCTGCTGTCACAAATATGAGTGGTATGTTTTACCAGGCAAGTTCGCTCACGAGTCTTGATCTGGCAAACTTTAATACTTCTTCTGTAACCAGTATGGTGAGTATGTTTCGCAATGCCAGCTCGTTAACAAGTCTTAATCTGTCTAACTTCAATACGACGGCAGTCACATCAATGGCCTACATGTTCTATGCTACAACCAATCTGACTTCACTTAACGCAAATGGATGGAACGTCACAAATGTTACTAATTCAAGTAACATTTTCACCTCTAAAAATCCTGGTCTTGTTGTCAGTTGTGACCAAGGTGGAACGCCAGGCACAGGCAGCCTCTTTGGAGAAGTCTGCAATTAA
- a CDS encoding CoA transferase subunit B codes for MALSREQIAQRIAKELRDGYYVNLGIGIPTLVANYIPKGMEVMFQSENGILGMGEFPTEETIDPDLINAGKQTVTVIKGAAFFSSADSFAMIRGGHVDLTVLGAFEVDSTGALASWMIPGKLVKGMGGAMDLVAGAENIIVAMSHASKTGESKILKKCSLPLTGVNCVKLVVTDLAVLRLENGKFHLLERAPGVTVEEIQKLTEAELVIPANVPEMTF; via the coding sequence ATGGCACTTTCAAGAGAACAAATCGCTCAAAGAATCGCGAAAGAACTTCGTGATGGTTATTATGTAAACCTCGGTATCGGTATCCCTACTCTCGTGGCCAATTACATTCCGAAAGGGATGGAAGTGATGTTCCAATCTGAGAACGGCATTCTTGGTATGGGTGAGTTCCCGACTGAAGAAACAATCGATCCGGATCTTATCAATGCTGGTAAGCAAACTGTTACTGTTATTAAAGGTGCTGCTTTCTTTTCATCGGCCGATTCATTTGCCATGATTCGTGGTGGTCACGTTGATCTAACAGTACTTGGTGCTTTTGAAGTAGATTCAACTGGTGCCCTTGCTTCTTGGATGATTCCAGGAAAACTTGTTAAAGGTATGGGCGGCGCCATGGATCTAGTGGCCGGTGCGGAAAATATCATCGTTGCCATGTCTCACGCTTCTAAAACTGGAGAATCAAAAATTCTGAAGAAATGTTCACTTCCACTTACTGGTGTTAACTGTGTGAAGCTGGTAGTGACGGATCTAGCGGTTCTTCGTCTTGAGAATGGCAAATTCCATCTTCTTGAAAGAGCACCTGGTGTAACGGTTGAAGAAATTCAAAAACTCACTGAAGCTGAGTTAGTGATTCCGGCCAACGTTCCTGAAATGACTTTCTAA
- a CDS encoding SAM-dependent methyltransferase gives MAYFYFVLTNVDAEPLLKEEISIRYPELRLSYSRPGFLTFKGEKPLDFRPLFARVSGECQGKFKLNDLKLSKCWVWKRDEELNIPTELAQMSDKTLYKVGETVTLVMMIGPDEFWVGNYQLKSNHFQTPGEVSSIEVKDVPSRAYYKLAEAFEAFDLPFDHQERVLELGSAPGGASLFLLEQDMIVLGVDPAEMDKRVTSNINFKHIRRPFETIIENNFKEDVDWIISDINLPPTVVLKEVYRMLTFLNPRGLVLTLKMNQSKHLEVVASVREQFRKQGFKTVELKYLPSHRQEIALIALRS, from the coding sequence ATGGCCTATTTCTATTTTGTACTCACTAATGTTGATGCTGAACCACTTCTCAAAGAAGAGATTTCTATTCGATATCCTGAATTAAGACTGAGCTATTCTAGACCTGGTTTTCTGACTTTTAAAGGGGAGAAACCTTTAGATTTTCGTCCACTCTTTGCCCGTGTCAGTGGGGAGTGTCAGGGGAAGTTCAAACTTAATGACCTTAAACTATCAAAGTGCTGGGTTTGGAAAAGAGATGAGGAGTTAAATATTCCGACTGAGCTGGCCCAGATGTCTGACAAGACACTTTATAAAGTCGGGGAAACTGTTACTTTGGTGATGATGATTGGACCGGATGAATTCTGGGTAGGAAATTATCAATTGAAGAGTAACCACTTTCAAACTCCTGGAGAAGTCAGTTCCATCGAAGTTAAAGACGTTCCCTCTCGCGCTTATTATAAGCTCGCTGAGGCCTTCGAAGCTTTTGATCTTCCTTTTGATCACCAAGAACGCGTGCTGGAATTAGGTTCTGCACCGGGCGGAGCAAGTCTCTTCCTTCTTGAACAAGACATGATCGTGCTAGGAGTAGATCCGGCCGAGATGGATAAACGAGTTACAAGTAACATCAATTTCAAACACATCCGTCGTCCTTTTGAGACGATCATTGAAAACAATTTCAAAGAAGATGTGGATTGGATCATTAGCGACATTAATCTTCCACCGACCGTGGTGCTCAAAGAAGTTTATCGCATGCTTACGTTTTTGAATCCGCGTGGATTGGTACTTACACTTAAAATGAATCAGTCAAAGCATCTGGAAGTTGTGGCGAGTGTGAGGGAGCAGTTCCGTAAACAAGGCTTCAAGACGGTGGAGCTGAAATATCTTCCATCCCACCGCCAGGAAATTGCGCTTATAGCCCTTCGTTCATAA
- a CDS encoding endonuclease I family protein produces MKGLTLILLAMLATTVFAQENQRLPNGHWAYYGEEFYRVASTKTFDRSVFLKIFNENHHSSPGKYDVITSECKGRCYRHFSVGYSKARLIMFGELDVQRDNSGTYVLDVYCGKKFYYNNLNEVSQMHAQVNIEHTWPQSRFNGNFPREMQKSDMHHLYLTDSQANAVRGNSPFGVVEAGKNEMGGEGCRFSRFGIVDGQDGAYTPPPSHRGNVARALFYFALHYNLGISSSEERVLRQWHKQDPVDPAETRRHEMIAKYQKVRNPFVDHPELVDKVLDF; encoded by the coding sequence ATGAAAGGTTTAACTCTCATTCTTTTGGCCATGCTGGCCACAACGGTTTTCGCTCAGGAAAACCAACGTCTTCCAAACGGCCACTGGGCCTATTACGGTGAAGAATTCTACCGTGTTGCTTCAACTAAAACTTTCGACCGTTCAGTTTTCTTGAAAATCTTCAACGAAAATCACCACTCGTCTCCGGGAAAATACGACGTAATCACGTCTGAATGTAAAGGCAGATGCTACCGTCATTTTTCTGTTGGCTATAGCAAAGCACGTCTTATCATGTTCGGCGAACTTGACGTTCAAAGAGATAACAGCGGAACTTACGTTTTGGATGTTTATTGTGGGAAGAAATTCTACTACAACAACCTAAACGAAGTTTCTCAAATGCACGCTCAAGTAAACATCGAGCACACATGGCCTCAAAGCCGTTTCAACGGAAACTTTCCTCGTGAAATGCAAAAATCAGACATGCACCACCTCTACCTGACTGACTCACAAGCAAATGCAGTTCGCGGTAACTCTCCATTCGGTGTTGTTGAAGCTGGTAAAAATGAAATGGGCGGCGAAGGCTGTCGTTTCAGCCGCTTCGGTATCGTAGATGGTCAAGATGGCGCTTATACTCCACCTCCATCTCACCGTGGAAACGTAGCTCGAGCTCTTTTCTACTTCGCGCTTCACTACAACCTAGGTATCAGCAGCTCTGAAGAAAGAGTTCTTCGTCAATGGCACAAGCAAGATCCAGTTGATCCAGCTGAAACTCGTCGTCACGAAATGATCGCAAAATACCAAAAAGTGCGTAACCCTTTCGTTGATCACCCTGAACTGGTTGATAAAGTTCTAGATTTCTAA
- a CDS encoding CoA transferase subunit A has translation MSGFNKVVKTYDEALAGLKDNMFLMVGGFGLCGIPENLIQKVHDLGVKGLTIASNNAGVDGFGLGILLEKKQVKKMYSSYVGENALFEKQVLSGELELELTPQGTLAEKIRAAGAGIPGFFTATGFGTQIAEGKDVKMFNGRPYILEPAFPKADFALVKAWKADKYGNLIFRKTAANFNPMIATAGKITVAEVEEIVEPGELDPNFIHVPGIYVNRLIVGKFEKRIEQRTIKK, from the coding sequence ATGTCTGGATTCAATAAAGTCGTAAAGACTTACGATGAGGCCCTCGCTGGTCTCAAAGACAATATGTTTTTAATGGTGGGTGGTTTTGGCCTTTGTGGGATTCCAGAAAACCTTATCCAAAAAGTTCATGACCTCGGTGTTAAAGGTCTAACCATCGCTTCAAACAACGCGGGCGTTGATGGTTTTGGTCTTGGGATCCTTCTTGAGAAAAAACAAGTAAAGAAAATGTACTCTTCATATGTGGGCGAGAACGCTCTGTTTGAGAAACAAGTTCTAAGTGGCGAGCTTGAACTTGAACTTACTCCACAAGGTACACTTGCTGAGAAAATCCGTGCCGCAGGTGCCGGTATTCCAGGTTTTTTCACTGCAACTGGTTTCGGAACTCAAATTGCTGAAGGCAAAGACGTTAAAATGTTTAACGGTCGCCCTTATATTCTTGAGCCAGCTTTCCCGAAGGCTGATTTCGCTCTGGTGAAAGCTTGGAAAGCAGACAAATACGGAAACCTTATCTTCAGAAAAACTGCCGCAAACTTCAATCCTATGATCGCGACTGCCGGGAAAATCACAGTGGCAGAAGTTGAAGAGATTGTTGAACCAGGCGAGCTTGATCCAAATTTCATTCACGTGCCAGGCATTTATGTCAATCGCCTAATCGTGGGTAAGTTTGAGAAAAGAATCGAGCAAAGAACAATTAAGAAATAA
- a CDS encoding YkgJ family cysteine cluster protein produces the protein MNIREFVFNLQKVYEEMGQTFSGYQKSTGLGCLNGCGRCCLNPEIEASVLEMLPFALKIHDEGKTEEWFQKLEISTQEHCLLLVSTGETGQGYCSSYQERPSICRMFGVAGTRDKHQKIALSICKYIKESQPELSRQMNAEQDPTTPLIPLWTSKLATLDPELIQKKLPINLAIKGALEKVSLYAQYQNL, from the coding sequence ATGAATATCAGAGAATTCGTTTTTAATCTCCAAAAAGTTTATGAAGAAATGGGGCAGACTTTTTCTGGCTATCAAAAGAGTACTGGACTCGGTTGTTTAAATGGTTGCGGCCGCTGTTGTCTTAATCCAGAAATTGAGGCCAGCGTGCTTGAAATGCTTCCCTTTGCGCTGAAAATTCATGATGAAGGTAAAACTGAGGAATGGTTTCAGAAATTAGAGATCTCAACTCAGGAGCACTGTCTCTTACTGGTTTCAACGGGTGAAACTGGTCAGGGGTACTGCAGCTCTTACCAGGAACGCCCATCTATCTGCCGGATGTTTGGGGTGGCAGGCACCCGCGACAAACACCAAAAGATTGCTCTCTCTATCTGTAAATACATTAAAGAATCCCAACCAGAATTAAGCCGCCAAATGAACGCGGAACAAGATCCAACTACACCACTCATTCCTTTGTGGACTTCAAAACTCGCTACACTCGATCCCGAACTCATTCAAAAAAAGCTTCCAATCAACCTCGCCATCAAGGGGGCGTTGGAAAAAGTTTCACTTTACGCTCAGTACCAGAACCTTTGA
- a CDS encoding glutamate-5-semialdehyde dehydrogenase: MSVLEIAKKAKSATLTLQSLPEEQRLMALEAIAVALTKNAGRILAENKKDLDEAKTNNLGEALVARMVLTEKAIADLSKMCRDVADQDQVVGTIVEEYTRPNGLVIQKQRIPLGVIGMIFESRPNVVVDGAALAIKSGNAIILKGGKEAHHSNRVLFEILNEATERILPQGSVSLIETREDVAELLKLHHYIDLMVPRGGSGLINHVRANATMPVVAHDKGLCHTFVNEDADVTRVIPIVLNAKVQRPSACNATETLLLHANYSQNKEVVTALIDAGVEVRGCEKAQKLHAKVKAATEKDFDTEYLANIISVKIVNDYSEAISHIQKHSSHHTEAVLTQDPKVIEEFLNTLDASAMVVNASTRFNDGGELGLGAELGISTSKLHAYGPMGAKEMTTTRFLVKGNGQIR, from the coding sequence ATGAGCGTTCTTGAAATTGCCAAAAAAGCGAAATCGGCCACCCTAACTCTTCAGTCTCTGCCTGAAGAACAACGTCTCATGGCCTTGGAAGCAATCGCAGTTGCTTTGACTAAAAATGCTGGACGTATTCTCGCCGAAAACAAAAAAGATCTCGATGAAGCGAAGACAAATAATCTTGGCGAAGCTCTCGTTGCTCGCATGGTCCTTACTGAAAAGGCCATCGCAGATCTTTCAAAGATGTGCCGAGATGTGGCCGATCAGGACCAGGTTGTCGGGACCATCGTTGAAGAATACACGCGACCAAATGGTCTTGTGATTCAAAAACAAAGAATCCCACTGGGTGTGATCGGAATGATCTTCGAATCACGTCCAAATGTTGTGGTTGATGGTGCGGCCCTGGCGATTAAATCAGGAAACGCTATTATTCTCAAAGGTGGCAAAGAAGCTCATCATTCAAATCGTGTATTGTTTGAAATCTTAAATGAGGCCACCGAACGCATTCTTCCACAGGGCTCAGTTTCTCTGATCGAAACTCGAGAAGACGTGGCAGAACTTTTAAAACTTCATCATTATATTGATCTCATGGTTCCAAGAGGTGGCAGTGGTTTAATTAATCACGTGCGCGCCAATGCAACCATGCCGGTGGTGGCCCATGATAAAGGGCTTTGCCATACATTTGTGAATGAGGACGCGGATGTTACTCGAGTGATTCCAATCGTATTGAATGCTAAAGTACAACGTCCTTCGGCCTGCAACGCGACTGAGACTCTCCTTCTCCACGCCAACTATTCTCAGAACAAAGAAGTCGTAACAGCTTTGATTGATGCAGGAGTAGAAGTTCGCGGTTGTGAAAAAGCGCAGAAGCTTCATGCCAAAGTTAAGGCCGCGACTGAAAAAGATTTTGATACAGAATATCTTGCGAACATCATTTCAGTTAAAATCGTAAATGATTATTCCGAAGCGATTTCTCATATTCAGAAACACTCCTCTCATCATACTGAAGCGGTGCTGACCCAAGATCCGAAAGTCATCGAAGAATTTCTAAACACTCTGGACGCTTCGGCCATGGTGGTAAATGCTTCAACTCGTTTCAATGATGGTGGAGAACTTGGACTTGGAGCTGAACTTGGGATTTCCACTTCAAAGCTTCATGCCTATGGCCCGATGGGCGCGAAAGAAATGACAACAACCAGGTTTCTTGTGAAAGGAAACGGACAAATTAGATAA